The following proteins are co-located in the Nitrospirota bacterium genome:
- a CDS encoding HAD-IIB family hydrolase has translation MMPNIIIITDLDGTLLHPTTYSFDAARPALKLIRECGVPLILCSSKTRAELEVWRDRLENRHPFIAENGGGIFIPEGYFPFPLEGKTRSGYRVISLGMPYAGVREQFIRLRDTLQIPLTGFGDMTPAGVAALTGLSLDEAVLAKQREYGEPFVFPGATDERVLQAIEASGLRWTQGRLFHLMGNHHKGKAVALLRTLYERAKGPLSIVGLGDSLNDLPFLLAVDHPVLVRRKDGSHDPRIDIPGLYRTKKIGPAGWNEAVHKLMGTGSGIMR, from the coding sequence ATGATGCCGAATATAATCATTATTACCGATCTGGATGGGACCCTTCTCCATCCGACGACGTACTCCTTCGACGCGGCCAGACCGGCACTGAAACTGATCCGGGAGTGCGGGGTGCCGCTGATACTCTGCTCCAGCAAGACGCGAGCGGAGCTGGAAGTCTGGCGGGATCGGCTTGAAAATCGCCATCCCTTCATTGCTGAAAACGGCGGCGGCATTTTCATTCCCGAGGGCTACTTCCCGTTCCCCCTGGAAGGCAAGACACGCAGCGGGTACCGGGTCATTTCCCTCGGGATGCCCTACGCCGGTGTCCGCGAACAGTTCATCCGCCTCCGCGATACGCTGCAGATACCGCTAACCGGTTTCGGGGATATGACCCCGGCCGGGGTCGCGGCGCTGACCGGCCTTTCGCTCGACGAAGCAGTTCTGGCGAAACAGCGGGAATATGGAGAACCCTTCGTATTTCCCGGCGCAACGGACGAACGCGTACTGCAGGCAATCGAGGCCTCCGGCCTGAGGTGGACTCAGGGCCGCTTGTTTCACCTTATGGGAAATCATCACAAGGGCAAGGCGGTTGCTCTTCTGCGTACGCTTTATGAGCGGGCGAAGGGACCGCTCAGTATCGTCGGACTCGGCGACAGCCTGAACGATCTTCCTTTTCTTCTGGCCGTTGATCATCCGGTCCTGGTCCGCAGAAAGGACGGGAGTCACGATCCGAGGATCGATATTCCCGGTCTCTATCGCACCAAAAAAATAGGCCCTGCGGGATGGAACGAGGCTGTGCATAAATTAATGGGAACGGGATCAGGGATAATGCGATGA
- a CDS encoding glycosyl transferase encodes MTDFYQTGIITTLHKLGNPSLERMETDLHGFSKTRPIALVLPSLYSEFEGPAMPGIVKELAKVNYLKEIVLVLDKASEKEFLRVREFLSPISADVKIIHNDGKRITEIYETLSRNGLDVGQRGKGRSAWLAYGYVLARGLSDVIALHDCDIVNYNREMLARLCYPVVNPNLDYVFCKGYYSRVTNKMHGRVTRLLMTPIIRSIQQLIGPHGFLMFLDSFRYSLSGEFSMTTDLARVNRIPWDWGLEVGSLAEVYRNYSPRRVCQVDIAETYEHKHQDLSPDDAEKGLMKMTVDICKSIFRTLASEGVVFSEGFFKSLSVAYLRSAEDTIMKYEADAAINGLEFDRHAEAKAVEAFTRAITQASKMFMENPMGTPLIPNWNRVTSAIPGILDMVKKAVNMDNA; translated from the coding sequence ATGACCGATTTTTATCAGACAGGGATCATTACCACGCTGCACAAGCTCGGCAACCCATCGCTCGAGCGCATGGAGACGGACCTTCATGGTTTTTCAAAGACCCGGCCGATCGCCCTGGTACTGCCGTCACTCTATTCCGAGTTCGAGGGTCCGGCCATGCCTGGGATCGTCAAGGAACTCGCCAAGGTGAATTACCTGAAGGAGATCGTTCTGGTCCTCGACAAGGCTTCGGAAAAAGAGTTTCTCCGGGTGCGGGAGTTTCTGTCGCCGATATCTGCCGATGTCAAGATCATCCACAATGACGGCAAACGGATCACTGAAATATATGAAACCCTCTCTCGGAACGGCCTTGACGTAGGACAGCGCGGCAAAGGACGCTCCGCATGGCTGGCCTACGGTTACGTGCTTGCCCGCGGGCTGTCGGATGTCATCGCACTCCATGACTGCGATATCGTCAATTACAACCGGGAGATGCTGGCCCGGCTTTGCTACCCGGTGGTAAATCCCAACCTGGACTATGTGTTCTGCAAGGGTTACTACAGCAGGGTGACGAACAAAATGCACGGCCGGGTAACTCGGCTTCTGATGACACCGATCATCCGTTCCATCCAGCAGCTCATCGGTCCACACGGGTTTCTCATGTTTCTTGACAGCTTCCGGTATTCACTCTCCGGGGAATTCTCGATGACGACGGATTTGGCGCGGGTGAACAGGATCCCCTGGGACTGGGGGCTGGAAGTCGGCTCGCTTGCTGAAGTCTACCGAAACTATTCTCCGCGAAGGGTCTGCCAGGTGGATATTGCCGAGACCTACGAACATAAACATCAGGATCTCTCGCCGGATGACGCGGAAAAGGGCCTGATGAAGATGACCGTTGACATCTGCAAGTCTATTTTCAGAACCCTGGCTTCGGAAGGGGTTGTGTTCTCGGAAGGCTTTTTTAAATCCCTTTCGGTGGCCTATCTGAGGAGCGCCGAGGATACCATCATGAAATATGAGGCCGATGCGGCGATCAATGGCCTGGAATTCGACCGGCATGCGGAAGCGAAGGCGGTTGAAGCCTTTACCCGCGCGATCACGCAGGCCTCAAAGATGTTCATGGAGAACCCCATGGGTACGCCGCTTATTCCGAACTGGAACCGGGTGACATCGGCCATCCCGGGCATTCTTGATATGGTGAAAAAAGCCGTGAATATGGATAATGCATAG
- a CDS encoding glycosyl transferase family 2, with protein sequence MKTVAFRKEVQEQLEKIQQADIVVGIPSFNNARTIGHVVRAVQAGLAKYFPDRKSVLVNSDGGSMDSTLDVVRNTSIENYTSILLHHRVEPLFKIATPYSGLPGKGSAFRTIFEVAEALDAKACVVVDSDLRSITPEWIELLVKPVLEDGFDYIAPLYHRHKYDGTITNSIVYPLTRALYGKRVRQPIGGDFGFSGKLAKFYLTKDVWQTDVARFGIDIWMTTTAIANQFKVTQSFLGAKIHDAKDPGADLSAMLYQVVGATFGLMETYHDVWKPIRGSEAVTAFGFEYSVGLEQVKVNTGRMLNLFREGLNNLHDLWLDILGTGDFREVERLGTLRDGEFRFPLALWTRVIYDYAIAFHNKKLPIEHLIKSLTPLYLGKTASFILEVEQMGQEEAEAEIEKLCQEFESCKEYLTASWK encoded by the coding sequence ATGAAAACCGTTGCCTTCAGAAAAGAAGTTCAGGAGCAGCTCGAGAAGATACAGCAGGCCGATATCGTCGTAGGCATTCCGAGCTTCAACAACGCCCGGACAATCGGCCATGTCGTCCGAGCGGTCCAGGCCGGGCTGGCAAAGTATTTCCCTGACCGGAAGAGCGTGCTGGTCAATTCCGATGGCGGTTCAATGGACAGCACACTCGACGTGGTGCGAAACACGTCAATCGAGAATTATACCTCGATCCTTCTGCACCACCGGGTGGAGCCCCTGTTCAAGATCGCAACCCCCTATTCCGGACTTCCCGGCAAGGGAAGCGCCTTCCGCACGATCTTTGAGGTCGCCGAAGCGCTGGACGCGAAGGCATGCGTTGTCGTCGATTCCGACCTGAGGAGCATTACGCCCGAGTGGATCGAACTCCTTGTCAAGCCGGTACTTGAGGACGGATTCGATTATATCGCCCCCCTGTACCACCGGCATAAGTATGATGGCACCATCACGAACAGCATCGTCTACCCGCTCACCCGCGCGCTCTATGGAAAACGTGTGCGCCAGCCCATCGGCGGGGACTTCGGCTTCTCGGGCAAGCTTGCAAAATTTTACCTCACCAAGGATGTCTGGCAAACCGATGTTGCACGGTTCGGCATCGACATCTGGATGACCACAACAGCGATCGCGAACCAGTTCAAGGTCACCCAATCGTTTCTCGGCGCCAAAATCCACGATGCCAAGGACCCCGGCGCTGATCTGAGCGCGATGCTCTATCAGGTGGTTGGCGCAACATTCGGACTTATGGAAACGTATCATGACGTCTGGAAACCGATCCGCGGGTCTGAAGCGGTAACGGCCTTTGGTTTTGAATACTCGGTCGGGCTCGAACAGGTCAAGGTGAATACCGGCAGGATGCTGAATTTGTTCCGGGAGGGCCTCAATAATCTTCATGACCTGTGGCTCGATATTCTCGGGACCGGCGATTTCCGGGAAGTGGAAAGACTCGGCACATTGAGGGACGGGGAGTTTCGCTTCCCCCTCGCGCTCTGGACGCGGGTCATTTACGATTATGCCATCGCCTTCCACAACAAAAAATTGCCAATCGAACATCTGATCAAGTCCCTGACGCCCCTCTACCTTGGGAAGACCGCGTCGTTCATTCTCGAGGTGGAGCAGATGGGTCAGGAGGAGGCAGAGGCCGAGATCGAAAAACTCTGCCAGGAGTTTGAGAGCTGCAAGGAATATCTGACAGCAAGCTGGAAATAA
- a CDS encoding glycerate kinase produces the protein MKNRHLLDIFNAALAAVDPYLAVTRSITFENTCLHAAGAAYELDTFDRVLVVGAGKATARMALAIEDALGDRITEGLIVVKEGHTAPLKIITQVEAAHPIPNEAGVEGTKRIVELVRAANEKTLVICLLSGGASALLVAPMNGLTLNDKQEVTSLLLKTGASIEELNAVRKHLSAVKGGRFAKAACPAQVVTMVLSDVIGDRLDVIASGPTTRDSTTFADAMVVIDKYGLKEKIPIRVLSFLERGMKDQELETVKSGDSCLHKTRNVIIGGITLALSAAKEKARQLGFSPEVITGELQGESRDAARFLATAALRAHDALRPGERRCLLSGGETTVTVKGPGKGGRNQELALAFALKIEGLTGVSLLSAGTDGTDGPTDAAGAIVDGSTASHARALGIDPVRCLDYNDSYLFFQRFDALSGNKSHVITGPTGTNVMDLQIMLLEKSGDSEKELAKKGA, from the coding sequence ATGAAAAACCGCCACCTTCTCGACATCTTCAATGCCGCGCTTGCCGCCGTTGACCCGTACCTTGCGGTGACCAGGAGCATAACATTCGAGAATACCTGTTTGCACGCCGCAGGTGCGGCGTACGAACTCGATACCTTTGACCGTGTCCTGGTAGTCGGGGCCGGGAAGGCCACGGCGCGCATGGCTTTGGCGATTGAAGACGCACTCGGTGACCGGATTACCGAGGGACTCATCGTCGTAAAGGAGGGCCATACTGCCCCGCTCAAGATCATCACGCAGGTGGAAGCCGCCCATCCCATTCCCAACGAAGCAGGCGTGGAGGGCACAAAGAGGATCGTGGAGCTGGTGCGGGCTGCCAATGAGAAGACCCTCGTCATCTGTCTCTTGTCCGGCGGCGCTTCCGCGCTGCTCGTCGCGCCGATGAACGGCTTGACGCTGAACGATAAACAGGAAGTGACCTCACTGCTCCTGAAGACAGGCGCTTCCATCGAAGAGCTGAATGCCGTGCGGAAACATCTTTCCGCGGTCAAGGGAGGACGGTTCGCGAAAGCGGCATGCCCGGCACAGGTGGTGACGATGGTCCTGTCCGACGTTATCGGCGACCGGCTCGACGTGATCGCTTCGGGCCCGACCACCCGGGACAGTACGACCTTTGCCGATGCAATGGTGGTGATCGATAAATACGGGCTGAAGGAGAAAATACCAATACGCGTGCTGTCATTTCTGGAGCGGGGAATGAAAGACCAGGAGCTTGAGACCGTGAAAAGCGGTGACTCGTGTCTTCATAAGACCAGAAATGTGATTATCGGCGGGATTACCCTGGCCCTTTCCGCTGCAAAAGAGAAGGCCCGGCAACTCGGCTTTTCACCGGAGGTCATTACCGGGGAACTCCAGGGAGAGTCGCGTGATGCCGCCCGTTTTCTGGCAACGGCCGCGCTTCGCGCGCACGATGCGCTGAGACCGGGAGAGAGGCGATGTCTTCTCTCCGGCGGCGAGACCACGGTGACCGTGAAGGGTCCGGGGAAGGGCGGCAGGAACCAGGAGCTTGCACTGGCCTTTGCCCTGAAGATCGAGGGGCTAACCGGGGTGTCCCTGCTGTCGGCTGGCACCGATGGCACCGACGGACCGACCGATGCCGCAGGCGCCATCGTTGACGGGAGCACCGCATCACATGCGCGTGCTTTAGGCATAGACCCTGTCCGCTGTCTCGACTATAATGACTCGTACCTGTTCTTCCAGCGCTTCGACGCGTTGTCAGGTAACAAGAGCCATGTCATAACAGGACCCACGGGAACGAATGTCATGGACCTCCAGATCATGCTACTTGAAAAAAGCGGCGATTCTGAGAAGGAATTGGCAAAAAAGGGAGCGTGA